The following are encoded together in the Zingiber officinale cultivar Zhangliang chromosome 8A, Zo_v1.1, whole genome shotgun sequence genome:
- the LOC122011123 gene encoding uncharacterized protein LOC122011123: MDRAKEAIVASFNNKKEKYRSIFEFIDKRWNVQLHRPLYAAGYFLNPEYFYSNLNIENDTKVMEDLYKCISRLLRADWWSSYGASTPELKTFTMKILILACSSSSCEHNWSVFEHIHSKKRNRLSQQRLNDLLLGKLDDSNIDNDNDFAYEGEDLRWSDVARASGVGESAYDFRFQNASSSKGASSSASAKRKQFSAQTSLVNEEEINLDDETDEDTDGYKSSD, from the exons ATGGACAGAGCCAAAGAAGCTATTGTTGCGTCAtttaacaacaagaaagaaaaataccgtagcatttttgaattcattgacaAAAGATGGAATGTTCAACTCCATCGACCTTTGTACGCAGCCGGATATTTCTTGAATCCAGAGTATTTTTACTCAAACCTTAACATAGAAAATGATACAAAAGTGATGGAGGATTTGTACAAGTGCATATCTAGATTGTTGAGAG CTGATTGGTGGTCTTCTTATGGTGCATCAACACCTGAATTAAAAACATTTAcaatgaagattttgatactcgCATGCTCTTCTTCAAGTTGTGAACATAATTGGAGTGTTTTTGAAcat atacattctaagaaaagaaatagaTTATCTCAACAACGATTGAATGATTTG TTGTTGGGAAAATTGGATGACAGTAATATAGACAATGATAATGATTTTGCCTATGAAGGTGAAGATTTGCGTTGGAGTGATGTAGCACGAGCATCTGGGGTTGGTGAAAGTGCATATGACTTTCGATTTCAAAATGCATCTTCTTCAAAAGGGGCATCATCATCTGCATCAGCAAAAAGAAAGCAATTTTCAGCTCAAACTAGTCTTGTAAATGAAGAAGAGATTAACCTTGACGATGAAACTGATGAAGATACTGATGGATACAAATCAAGCGATTGA